In Thermosynechococcus sichuanensis E542, a single genomic region encodes these proteins:
- a CDS encoding DUF3007 family protein encodes MRRIDVLGIGIGVFFAGGLVYGLLRAVGVEPLQAGIWSQAIFVLGVLGWLSTYLLRVFTGRMTYHQQLKDYEEAVISDRLARMSPEELAALEAEILAESNEIADPELGDN; translated from the coding sequence ATGCGCCGCATTGATGTTCTTGGGATTGGTATTGGTGTTTTTTTTGCAGGTGGCTTGGTTTATGGCCTGTTGCGAGCCGTGGGAGTTGAGCCACTCCAAGCGGGCATTTGGAGTCAAGCCATTTTTGTCTTGGGGGTTCTGGGTTGGCTCTCGACGTATCTGCTGCGGGTCTTTACAGGACGGATGACCTACCATCAGCAGCTCAAGGACTATGAAGAAGCGGTGATTAGCGATCGCCTTGCACGAATGTCGCCAGAGGAGCTAGCCGCCCTTGAAGCAGAAATTCTTGCGGAATCAAATGAAATTGCCGATCCAGAATTGGGCGATAATTAG
- a CDS encoding pentapeptide repeat-containing protein produces MNPQELLKRYASGERDFNRASLTNGEFINADLRGIILSRADMEWVNLSGANLSGAVLCGAEIVNAMLIKAELVDANLAGANLSRSDLSWANLTRANLSRAELSETTLRGTVLQGANLSRVDLANADLRGLTLDGINLSGANLQGANLHGTDLKQANLTRVDLIQADVSNADLSGANLSGANLSGANLTAANLTGANLSRVDLTEVKLSEANLAKANLVGAELAKADLSSLELSDVNLSGANLSGANLSHTNLSRADLSGANLRGANLSHAKLVGTNLRGANLQGANLQGALLDNADLSQTDLRSANLSGLVFNGVKLRGANLSGANLREVELTEANFSRADLVEANLSRARLVGANLSRATLSEANLSRATLSGATLSRATFSGSLLATVDLSGVNLSGADLGDANLSGSNLSRADLTRVNLTAADMSGANLSEVDLRGTIMPDGRRRA; encoded by the coding sequence ATGAATCCCCAAGAGTTGTTAAAACGCTATGCCAGCGGTGAACGGGACTTTAATCGTGCCAGTTTGACAAATGGCGAGTTTATCAACGCTGATCTGCGGGGGATTATTCTCTCCCGTGCCGACATGGAGTGGGTCAACCTGAGCGGGGCCAATCTCAGCGGTGCAGTGCTGTGTGGCGCCGAAATTGTTAATGCCATGCTCATCAAGGCAGAATTGGTGGATGCCAATCTCGCTGGCGCAAACCTCAGCCGCAGTGATCTCAGTTGGGCAAACCTGACGCGAGCGAATCTCAGCCGCGCTGAACTCAGTGAAACCACACTGCGGGGAACCGTGCTTCAGGGTGCAAATCTCTCCCGTGTGGATTTGGCCAATGCGGATCTACGGGGATTGACGCTCGACGGCATTAACCTTTCAGGAGCAAATTTACAGGGCGCGAATTTGCATGGCACGGATCTAAAGCAGGCGAACCTGACCCGTGTGGACTTAATTCAGGCGGATGTCAGCAATGCCGATCTCAGTGGTGCGAACCTCAGCGGTGCCAACCTGAGTGGCGCGAACTTAACGGCGGCGAACCTCACGGGTGCCAACCTCAGCCGCGTTGATCTTACGGAAGTCAAGCTCAGTGAAGCCAACCTTGCCAAGGCCAACCTTGTCGGCGCTGAACTGGCAAAGGCAGATCTGTCCTCCCTAGAACTATCAGATGTCAACCTCAGTGGTGCCAATCTCAGTGGCGCGAACCTGAGTCATACCAACCTTAGCCGTGCAGATCTCAGTGGGGCGAATTTACGGGGCGCCAATCTCAGCCATGCCAAACTGGTGGGCACCAATCTGCGGGGGGCGAATCTCCAAGGGGCAAACTTGCAGGGGGCATTGCTGGACAATGCGGATTTGAGTCAAACGGATCTACGCAGTGCCAATCTCAGTGGCCTCGTCTTTAATGGCGTGAAGCTGCGGGGTGCCAATCTCAGTGGTGCCAATCTCCGCGAAGTGGAGTTAACGGAAGCCAACTTTAGCCGTGCCGACTTGGTAGAAGCGAATCTCAGCCGTGCCCGCTTGGTGGGCGCTAACTTGAGTCGCGCCACCCTCTCAGAAGCGAATCTGAGCCGCGCCACCCTCAGTGGAGCCACCCTGAGCCGCGCCACCTTTAGCGGCAGCTTACTGGCAACGGTGGATCTCAGTGGCGTTAACTTAAGTGGGGCAGACTTAGGGGATGCCAACCTCTCAGGCTCTAACCTGTCGCGGGCGGATTTGACGCGGGTCAATTTAACCGCTGCGGATATGAGTGGTGCCAACCTCAGTGAAGTGGATTTGCGGGGCACGATTATGCCCGATGGTCGGCGGCGAGCTTAG
- a CDS encoding isoaspartyl peptidase/L-asparaginase has product MPQPTVILHGGAGSSLQDKGGLIPVRQSLHTIVSQVVQALKEGATAIEAVVLGCRLLEDEPRFNAGTGSVLQSDGQIRMSASLMDGQRQSLSGVINVSRVKNPIDLAHWLQQCPDRILSDVGAAELARELQLPVYQPLTDQRLYEWLEERKGNFQKSMAGVVAEEARRGTIGVVVLDQQGHLAVGTSTGGKGFERIGRVSDSATPAGNYANSLAAVSCTGIGEDILDEALATRIVVRVTDGLSLEAAFEKSFREAASRQRDFGAIGLDHRGAIAWGKTCDVLLAAYWDGTTIGDTLELPPGLQVGSQDPLS; this is encoded by the coding sequence ATGCCTCAACCCACTGTTATTCTCCATGGCGGCGCCGGCAGTTCGCTCCAAGACAAAGGTGGTCTCATTCCCGTCCGCCAATCCCTGCATACCATTGTTAGCCAAGTGGTTCAGGCCCTTAAGGAGGGGGCAACGGCCATTGAAGCAGTGGTTTTGGGGTGTCGGCTCCTAGAGGATGAACCGCGCTTTAATGCAGGCACGGGGTCTGTGCTGCAATCCGACGGTCAAATTCGTATGAGTGCCTCGCTCATGGATGGGCAGCGCCAGAGCCTTAGCGGTGTGATCAATGTCTCACGGGTCAAAAATCCCATTGATCTGGCTCATTGGTTGCAACAGTGCCCGGATCGCATCCTGTCCGATGTCGGGGCAGCAGAACTCGCTCGTGAATTGCAGCTTCCGGTGTATCAACCCCTCACGGATCAGCGACTCTACGAGTGGCTCGAGGAACGCAAGGGCAATTTCCAAAAATCCATGGCCGGGGTTGTGGCCGAAGAGGCAAGGCGGGGCACAATTGGCGTGGTGGTTTTAGATCAGCAGGGGCACTTGGCCGTGGGCACCTCCACCGGCGGTAAAGGCTTTGAGCGCATTGGGCGAGTGAGTGATTCCGCAACCCCAGCCGGTAACTATGCCAACAGCTTAGCAGCGGTCAGTTGTACAGGCATTGGCGAAGATATTCTCGATGAGGCACTGGCGACGCGGATTGTGGTGCGGGTTACCGATGGCTTGTCCCTTGAAGCGGCCTTTGAAAAGTCCTTCCGGGAAGCCGCGAGTCGGCAGCGGGATTTTGGTGCTATTGGCCTCGATCACCGCGGGGCGATCGCCTGGGGCAAAACCTGTGATGTCCTGCTTGCTGCCTACTGGGATGGCACGACCATTGGCGATACCTTGGAATTACCACCGGGGCTACAGGTGGGCAGTCAAGATCCTTTATCTTGA
- the ndhL gene encoding photosynthetic/respiratory NAD(P)H-quinone oxidoreductase subunit L — MAVSTELLVLGVYGALAGLYLLVVPAIVYAYLNARWYVAGSFERAFMYFLVTFFFPGLLLLAPFINFRPQPRSLDS; from the coding sequence ATGGCAGTTTCAACGGAACTTTTGGTACTGGGGGTCTATGGCGCCTTGGCAGGGCTGTATCTGCTGGTGGTACCGGCGATCGTCTATGCCTATTTGAATGCCCGCTGGTATGTGGCTGGTTCCTTTGAGCGGGCGTTTATGTACTTTCTCGTTACCTTTTTCTTCCCTGGATTACTTCTGTTGGCTCCCTTTATTAACTTTCGTCCGCAGCCGCGCTCGCTCGATTCTTAG
- the ndhK gene encoding photosynthetic/respiratory NAD(P)H-quinone oxidoreductase subunit K — MTNTTSPAILNPIARPEVPQELAENIILTSLNDVYDWARLSSLWPLMYGTACCFIEFAAMIGSRFDFDRFGLVPRNSPRQADLIITSGTITMKMAPALVRLYDQMPNPKYVIAMGACTITGGMFSSDSYSAVRGVDKLIPVDVYLPGCPPRPEAIMDAIVKLRKKIANEHLSERDNLAQTHRLFTAKHKMKPVPPILTGQYLNAPSRQAPPPALAQAMGMAVPALGEPVSETSTVAE; from the coding sequence ATGACCAATACGACCTCGCCTGCCATTCTCAATCCGATCGCACGTCCTGAAGTTCCCCAAGAACTTGCTGAAAATATCATCCTCACTTCCCTCAATGATGTCTATGACTGGGCGCGGCTATCGAGCCTCTGGCCACTCATGTATGGCACCGCCTGCTGCTTCATTGAGTTTGCCGCCATGATTGGCTCGCGTTTCGATTTCGACCGTTTTGGCTTGGTGCCCCGCAACAGCCCCCGTCAGGCCGATTTGATCATCACCTCTGGCACCATCACGATGAAAATGGCACCGGCCTTAGTGCGTCTTTACGATCAAATGCCCAACCCCAAATACGTGATTGCCATGGGTGCCTGCACGATTACAGGGGGAATGTTTAGCTCTGACTCCTATTCTGCTGTGCGCGGTGTGGACAAGCTGATTCCCGTGGATGTCTATTTGCCCGGCTGTCCGCCTCGGCCAGAGGCGATCATGGATGCGATTGTCAAGCTGCGCAAGAAAATTGCCAACGAGCATCTCAGTGAGCGCGACAACCTTGCCCAAACCCACCGCCTCTTTACTGCTAAGCACAAGATGAAGCCGGTGCCCCCCATTTTGACAGGGCAATATCTCAATGCCCCCAGTCGCCAAGCCCCGCCCCCAGCTCTTGCCCAAGCAATGGGAATGGCAGTTCCTGCCCTTGGGGAACCCGTGAGCGAAACCAGCACCGTTGCAGAGTAG
- the malQ gene encoding 4-alpha-glucanotransferase, producing MHFPRSCGLLLHPTSLPGGHGIGDLGAAAREFLEFLVASDQQYWQVLPLGPTGFGNSPYMCYSAMAGNPLLISLDELVKKGWLTAADLAGLKFENGDRVDFEAVISQKLPLLRLAAQRFQSQATPEDWQAFRDFQSLAHYWLPTYALFMALKDHHEGQPWYEWPAPLRDREPTALAAIQALLKERIFEYEFQQFLFYQQWHALKEAANQQGIQIIGDIPIYVAHDSADVWAFPQFFELNPETGAAALMAGVPPDYFSATGQLWGNPIYNWKALAADGYSWWIERFRALLSYMDIIRVDHFRGFQSYWQVPEGEETAVNGEWQPGPGAAFFEALQAALGQLPILAEDLGDITPDVIALRDQFQFPGMKILQFAFGGGSDNPFLPFNQERNCVVYTGTHDNDTTVGWYRTLSDWERQRLIDYLGYTPSEPHWALIRMALGTVANQAIIPVQDLLGLDSHARMNFPGTGAGNWTWRLTAGQLTPELAAHLKHLVHLFGRQAPPRPQPVEAAEEAVPEKDPA from the coding sequence ATGCACTTTCCTCGCTCCTGTGGTTTACTGCTTCATCCCACGTCCCTGCCCGGTGGTCACGGCATTGGTGACTTGGGTGCGGCGGCGCGTGAGTTCCTTGAATTTTTGGTTGCCAGTGATCAGCAGTACTGGCAAGTGTTGCCCCTAGGACCGACGGGCTTTGGCAATTCCCCCTATATGTGCTACTCCGCCATGGCCGGCAACCCACTGCTGATTAGCCTTGATGAACTGGTCAAAAAGGGCTGGTTAACGGCGGCGGATTTGGCAGGACTTAAGTTTGAGAATGGCGATCGCGTTGATTTCGAGGCCGTCATTAGCCAAAAACTGCCCCTGCTCCGCCTTGCTGCTCAACGCTTTCAGAGTCAAGCCACCCCAGAAGACTGGCAGGCCTTCCGCGACTTTCAATCCCTTGCCCACTACTGGCTGCCCACCTATGCCCTCTTTATGGCGCTTAAGGATCACCACGAGGGACAGCCGTGGTATGAATGGCCTGCTCCGTTGCGCGATCGCGAGCCGACTGCCCTTGCCGCGATCCAAGCCCTTCTCAAAGAGCGCATTTTTGAGTACGAGTTTCAGCAATTTCTCTTTTACCAGCAGTGGCACGCCCTCAAGGAAGCCGCCAATCAACAGGGGATTCAAATTATCGGTGATATTCCCATTTATGTGGCCCACGACAGTGCCGATGTCTGGGCCTTTCCGCAGTTTTTTGAACTGAATCCAGAAACGGGTGCGGCTGCCCTTATGGCCGGTGTGCCCCCCGACTACTTCAGTGCCACCGGTCAACTCTGGGGTAACCCCATTTACAACTGGAAAGCCCTTGCTGCCGATGGCTACTCCTGGTGGATTGAACGCTTCCGTGCCCTGCTCTCCTACATGGACATTATTCGTGTCGATCACTTTCGCGGCTTTCAGAGCTACTGGCAAGTGCCTGAAGGAGAGGAAACAGCCGTCAACGGTGAGTGGCAACCAGGTCCCGGTGCTGCTTTCTTTGAAGCACTACAAGCTGCCTTGGGACAACTGCCCATTCTCGCTGAGGACTTAGGGGATATTACCCCCGATGTCATTGCCCTGCGGGATCAGTTTCAATTTCCGGGGATGAAAATTCTCCAGTTTGCCTTTGGCGGCGGCTCGGATAATCCCTTTTTGCCCTTTAATCAGGAGCGCAACTGTGTGGTGTACACCGGCACCCACGACAATGACACAACTGTGGGTTGGTACCGCACCCTGAGTGACTGGGAACGGCAGCGCCTCATTGACTATCTAGGCTATACCCCCAGCGAACCCCACTGGGCATTGATTCGTATGGCCTTGGGAACCGTTGCCAATCAAGCCATTATTCCCGTTCAAGATTTGCTCGGCCTTGATAGCCATGCCCGCATGAATTTTCCCGGTACTGGCGCAGGCAACTGGACATGGCGGCTGACTGCTGGCCAACTCACGCCTGAACTCGCCGCTCATTTGAAGCACTTAGTCCATCTCTTTGGCCGTCAAGCGCCACCGCGACCCCAGCCCGTTGAAGCTGCTGAAGAAGCCGTTCCCGAAAAAGACCCCGCCTAA